The Amycolatopsis mongoliensis genome includes a window with the following:
- the frr gene encoding ribosome recycling factor, producing the protein MIDETLLDAEEKMEKAVSVAKDDLTSVRTGRATSSMFSRIVVDYYGAPTPLNQLASVNVPEARMALIKPYDQTQLNAIEKAIRESDLGVNPSNDGNVIRIVIPQLTEERRKEMVKVAKSKGEDARVTIRSIRRKAKEELDRIGKDGEAGEDEVVRAEKELQNLTDTYSHKVDELVKHKEAELLEV; encoded by the coding sequence GTGATCGACGAGACCCTCCTCGACGCCGAGGAGAAGATGGAAAAAGCGGTGTCCGTCGCCAAGGACGACCTGACGTCGGTCCGCACCGGCCGGGCGACTTCGTCGATGTTCTCGCGCATCGTGGTCGACTACTACGGCGCGCCGACCCCGCTGAACCAGCTGGCCAGCGTGAACGTGCCGGAAGCCCGGATGGCGTTGATCAAGCCTTACGACCAGACGCAGCTGAACGCCATCGAGAAGGCCATCCGCGAGTCCGACCTCGGGGTCAACCCGAGCAACGACGGCAACGTGATCCGGATCGTCATCCCGCAGCTCACCGAGGAGCGGCGCAAGGAGATGGTCAAGGTCGCGAAGAGCAAGGGCGAGGACGCCCGGGTGACCATCCGCAGCATCCGCCGCAAGGCCAAGGAAGAGCTCGACCGCATCGGCAAGGACGGCGAAGCGGGCGAGGACGAGGTCGTGCGCGCGGAGAAGGAACTGCAGAACCTCACCGACACCTACTCGCACAAGGTCGACGAGCTGGTCAAGCACAAGGAAGCCGAGCTGCTCGAGGTCTGA
- the pyrH gene encoding UMP kinase gives MGDRVEGGYRRVLLKLGGEMFGGGSIGVDPDVVHSVAQQIADVARTGVQVAVVIGGGNYFRGAELSQRGMDRDRADYMAMLGTVMNCLALQDFLEKEGLPTRVQTAITMGQVAEPYIPRRAERHLEKGRVVIFGAGVGMPYFSTDTAAAQRALELGCEAVLMAKAVDGVYTADPKSDPTAEMFREITHREVLERDLKVADATAFSLCMDNNMPIIVFNLLTEGNIARAVSGERIGTLVSTPADGVPA, from the coding sequence ATGGGTGACCGGGTCGAAGGTGGCTACCGGCGGGTGCTGCTGAAACTGGGCGGCGAGATGTTCGGCGGTGGTTCGATCGGCGTCGATCCGGATGTCGTCCACTCGGTCGCGCAGCAGATCGCCGACGTCGCCCGCACCGGCGTCCAGGTCGCGGTCGTGATCGGCGGCGGCAACTACTTCCGCGGCGCCGAACTCTCGCAGCGCGGCATGGACCGCGACCGCGCCGACTACATGGCGATGCTGGGCACCGTGATGAACTGCCTGGCGCTGCAGGACTTCCTCGAGAAGGAGGGCCTGCCCACCCGCGTGCAGACCGCCATCACGATGGGCCAGGTCGCCGAGCCCTACATCCCGCGCCGCGCCGAGCGGCACCTGGAGAAGGGCCGCGTCGTGATCTTCGGCGCCGGGGTCGGCATGCCGTACTTCTCCACCGACACCGCGGCGGCGCAGCGGGCGCTCGAACTGGGCTGCGAGGCCGTGCTGATGGCCAAGGCCGTCGACGGCGTCTACACCGCGGACCCGAAGAGCGACCCGACCGCCGAGATGTTCCGCGAGATCACCCACCGCGAGGTGCTGGAGCGGGACCTCAAGGTCGCCGACGCGACGGCGTTCAGCCTCTGCATGGACAACAACATGCCGATCATCGTGTTCAATCTGCTCACCGAGGGGAACATCGCCCGCGCGGTGAGTGGTGAAAGAATCGGCACGTTGGTCAGTACCCCCGCCGACGGGGTGCCGGCCTAG
- the tsf gene encoding translation elongation factor Ts, whose protein sequence is MANYTAADVKRLREMTGAGMMDCKKALEENDGDFEKAVEFLRIKGAKDVGKRAERATAEGLVTGDGGVLIELDSETDFVAKNADFQALAAKIVEVAKTLKTSDVDALKGAELEGKTVNEVVQELSARIGEKLELRRVVSFEGQTATYLHRRGSDLPPAVGVLVEFTGDDAEAARGAAMQVAALRAKYLTRDEVPAEIVENERSIAEKTAREEGKPEQALTKIIEGKVNAYYKDNVLLEQPSVKDNKKTVKALLDEAGVTVTKFARFEVGQA, encoded by the coding sequence ATGGCGAACTACACCGCCGCTGACGTGAAGCGCCTGCGCGAGATGACCGGCGCCGGCATGATGGACTGCAAGAAGGCGCTGGAGGAGAACGACGGCGACTTCGAGAAGGCCGTCGAGTTCCTCCGCATCAAGGGCGCCAAGGACGTCGGCAAGCGCGCCGAGCGCGCCACCGCCGAGGGCCTGGTCACCGGCGATGGCGGCGTCCTGATCGAGCTCGACTCCGAGACCGACTTCGTCGCGAAGAACGCCGACTTCCAGGCGCTCGCCGCGAAGATCGTCGAGGTCGCGAAGACCCTCAAGACCAGCGACGTGGACGCCCTCAAGGGCGCCGAGCTGGAGGGCAAGACCGTCAACGAGGTCGTCCAGGAGCTCTCGGCCCGCATCGGCGAGAAGCTCGAGCTGCGCCGCGTCGTGTCCTTCGAGGGCCAGACCGCGACCTACCTGCACCGTCGCGGTTCCGACCTGCCGCCGGCCGTCGGCGTGCTCGTCGAGTTCACCGGTGACGACGCCGAGGCCGCCCGCGGGGCCGCCATGCAGGTCGCCGCGCTGCGCGCGAAGTACCTGACCCGCGACGAGGTGCCCGCCGAGATCGTCGAGAACGAGCGCTCCATCGCGGAGAAGACCGCTCGTGAAGAGGGCAAGCCGGAGCAGGCCCTGACGAAGATCATCGAGGGCAAGGTCAACGCCTACTACAAGGACAACGTGCTGCTCGAGCAGCCGTCGGTCAAGGACAACAAGAAGACCGTCAAGGCCCTGCTCGACGAGGCCGGCGTGACGGTGACCAAGTTCGCGCGGTTCGAGGTCGGCCAGGCCTGA
- the rpsB gene encoding 30S ribosomal protein S2 has translation MAVVTMKQLLDSGVHFGHQTRRWNPKMKRYIFTERNGIYIIDLQQTLTYIDRAFEFIKETVAHGGTIMFVGTKKQAQEAIANEAARVGMPYVNQRWLGGMLTNFQTVHKRLLRLKELESQEQTGGFAGLTKREILTLTREKDKLEKTLGGIRDMSKVPSAVWIVDTKKEHIAVGEARKLNIPVVAILDTNCDPDEVDYPIPGNDDAIRSAALLTKVVAEAAAAGLMQRSSRNGASADSKPEPGVATDEPLAEWEKELLAGSETAAADATEAAAAVEAPVEPATEQATASS, from the coding sequence ATGGCCGTCGTCACCATGAAGCAGCTGCTCGACAGCGGCGTGCACTTCGGGCACCAGACGCGTCGGTGGAACCCGAAGATGAAGCGCTACATCTTCACCGAGCGCAACGGCATCTACATCATCGACCTGCAGCAGACGCTGACCTACATCGACCGCGCCTTCGAGTTCATCAAGGAAACCGTCGCGCACGGTGGCACGATCATGTTCGTCGGCACCAAGAAGCAGGCTCAGGAAGCGATCGCCAACGAGGCCGCGCGCGTGGGCATGCCCTACGTCAACCAGCGCTGGCTCGGCGGCATGCTGACCAACTTCCAGACCGTGCACAAGCGCCTCCTCCGCCTGAAGGAGCTCGAGTCGCAGGAGCAGACCGGCGGCTTCGCCGGCCTCACCAAGCGCGAGATCCTGACGCTGACCCGCGAGAAGGACAAGCTCGAGAAGACCCTCGGCGGCATCCGCGACATGTCGAAGGTGCCGAGCGCGGTGTGGATCGTCGACACGAAGAAGGAGCACATCGCCGTCGGCGAGGCTCGGAAGCTGAACATCCCGGTCGTCGCGATCCTGGACACCAACTGCGACCCGGACGAGGTCGACTACCCGATCCCGGGCAACGACGACGCCATCCGGTCGGCCGCGCTGCTGACCAAGGTCGTCGCCGAGGCCGCGGCCGCCGGTCTCATGCAGCGCTCCAGCCGCAACGGTGCTTCGGCCGACTCCAAGCCGGAGCCGGGTGTCGCCACCGACGAGCCGCTGGCCGAGTGGGAGAAGGAGCTGCTCGCCGGCTCCGAGACCGCCGCCGCCGACGCGACCGAGGCGGCCGCGGCCGTCGAGGCCCCGGTCGAGCCCGCCACCGAGCAGGCCACCGCCTCCTCCTGA